The following proteins are co-located in the Microplitis demolitor isolate Queensland-Clemson2020A chromosome 3, iyMicDemo2.1a, whole genome shotgun sequence genome:
- the LOC103568850 gene encoding neurotrimin, whose protein sequence is MIHLNIEMYSTRIAAIFAILLICHAYGRPNKTAEEKEDDDGYIDDDTVQDYDEETETDPDNESNGTPAEPPEIKTKPLIIEVRPGSNVELPCYVVNGDDSVIEWKKGNVSLFFGDSDMIKDSRIVTTVNHSLIIYNVTKSDSSDSYSCILLSDPQLEVIHAVHVVDKSKDDDKRIRVIPGKRVEVDENQSTTFGCETRDPTVKIIWSHKGSKLQHGEEIQKNGKYVAIKHANRHHGGRYQCLADVVNEDHPPYEFIDVIVKFKPVIEAEHDIVHTGIGLTSELTCKVHAHPRAKVTWMKNGKPVSGKKDKKLHSEDKSSRVLVIEHTEEHDLGAYTCVATNQMGEATKEIILTGNPAKPKFVGIDNKDDEKTVVFKWKVKSYAPIKEYKLEYRRKGEGEWISESPDVKDGDRNEFMVEHALKDLQPGVSYETKLLAKNDFGWSSSSDTHYFKIEYISEPQNVTGYSSATSTRSLAALSVLLVFLSYISTNI, encoded by the exons cCTACGGGAGACCAAACAAAACTGCCGAAGAGAAAGAAGATGACGACGGTTATATCGACGACGATACAGTCCAGGATTATGATGAAGAAACGGAGACAGATCCTGATAATGAGAGCAATGGGACACCCGCTGAACCGCCGGAAATAAAGACCAAACCCCTGATCATCGAAGTTAGGCCGGGTAGCAACGTTGAGTTGCCTTGTTACGTCGTTAATggag atgaCTCTGTTATTGAATGGAAAAAAGGCAACGTAAGTTTGTTCTTCGGAGATTCCGATATGATTAAAGACTCTCGGATAGTTACCACAGTTAATCACagcttaataatttacaatgttACGAAAAGCGACTCGTCGGATTCGTACTCGTGTATTCTTCTAAGTGATCCACAGTTGGAAGTAATACATGCGGTTCACGTTGTCGATAAATCCAAAGACGACGACAAGCGGATCCGCGTTATTCCTGGAAAAAGAGTCGAGGTCGACGAAAATCAGAGTACTACTTTTGGTTGCGAAACTAGAGATCCAACggtcaaaattatttggtCTCACAAG gGATCGAAATTACAACATGGCGAAGAAATTCAGAAAAACGGTAAATACGTGGCGATAAAACACGCTAATAGACATCATGGAGGTCGTTATCAATGTCTTGCTGATGTCGTCAATGAAGATCATCCTCCCTACGAATTTATTGACGTTATTGTCAagt ttaAACCAGTAATAGAGGCTGAGCATGACATTGTCCACACGGGAATAGGATTAACGTCTGAGCTGACGTGTAAAGTTCACGCACATCCGCGTGCCAAGGTGACATGGATGAAAAATGGCAAGCCAGTAAGCGGTAAAAAGGATAAGAAACTTCATTCAGAGGATAAGTCTTCACGTGTTCTAGTTATTGAACACACTGAAGAACATGATCTCGGTGCCTACACTTGTGTCGCGACAAATCAAATGGGCGAAGCAACCAAGGAAATAATTCTCACTGGAAACCCAGCCAAGCCCAAGTTTGTCGgtattgataataaagatGACGAAAAGACTGTGGTCTTTAAGTGGAAGGTCAAGAGTTACGCGCCAATCAAAGAGTAcaaa TTGGAGTATCGTCGCAAAGGCGAAGGAGAATGGATCTCAGAGAGTCCTGATGTCAAAGACGGAGATAGAAATGAATTTATGGTCGAGCATGCTCTGAAAGATCTTCAGCCAGGCGTATCATATGAGACGAAGCTGTTGGCCAAGAATGACTTCGGATGGTCGTCGAGTTCTGATACCCATTACtttaaaatagaatatatTTCCGAACCACAAAATG TGACAGGATATAGCAGTGCAACATCGACGCGGTCGCTTGCGGCACTCTCAGTACTCCTAGTCTTCTTGTCATACATTTCAacgaatatttaa
- the LOC103571695 gene encoding endoplasmic reticulum-Golgi intermediate compartment protein 2 → MLRRRNVNLKTVKELDAFPKIPETYKNKSAVGGTFSFITFVIISWLVISETRYFLNARLHFKFEPDTDVDDKLKINIDMTVAMPCSLIGADILDSTNQNLLGFEPLTEEETWWELSPNQRSHFDALKHMNSYLREEYHAIHELLWRSNQVAFMGEMPKRTVTPDRRPDACRLYGNINLNKVAGNFHITAGKSLSLPRGHIHIFAFMTSNDYNFTHRINKFSFGEESPGIVQPLDGDEKIADDNMMLYQYFIEIVPTDIHTLMKTTKTYQYSVKDYQRPINHARGSHGVPGIFFKYDTSALKVKVTRNRDSFIQFLVKLCATVGGIYVTSGLINSVIQACWYIVSCKFFRKEIEQDRRALIDKKTIGNKITAPLNLINVATPDIIDVTLNPQ, encoded by the exons atgcTGAGAAGGAGAAACGTCAATTTGAAAACTGTCAAAGAACTTGATGCCTTTCCTAAAATACCGGagacttataaaaataaatctgctGTTGGTGGTACTt TTtcatttataacttttgttaTCATAAGCTGGCTGGTGATATCGGAAactcgttattttttaaatgctcgATTGCATTTCAAATTTGAACCTGACACAGATGTTGATGATAAACTTaagataaatattgatatgaCAGTAGCAATGCCATGTAGTCTTATCGGAGCGGATATACTAGACTCGACGAATCAAAATTTACTGGGATTCGAACCGCTGACTGAGGAAGAAACCTGGTGGGAATTGTCACCAAATCAAAGGTCACACTTTGATGCTTTGAAACACATGAATTCGTACCTGAGAGAAGAGTATCATGCTATACATGAATTACTTTGGAGATCTAATCAAGTTGCATTTATGGGCGAAATGCCtaaaag aACAGTAACACCAGATCGTCGTCCAGATGCTTGCCGATTATACGgcaacataaatttaaataaagttgcTGGTAACTTCCATATAACTGCCGGTAAATCATTGTCACTTCCTCGGGgtcatatacatatttttgcaTTTATGACAAGTAACGATTACAACTTTACTCatcgtataaataaattttcttttggtGAAGAAAGTCCTGGAATTGTTCAGCCGCTTGATGGCGATGAAAAAATAGCTGATGACA atatGATGCTGTATCaatatttcattgaaataGTACCTACAGATATTCATACCCTGATGAAAACAACAAAAACTTATCAGTACAGCGTGAAAGACTATCAGCGACCAATAAATCATGCAAGAGGATCGCACGGTGTGCcgggaatattttttaaatatgacacAAGTGCTCTTAAAGTTAAAGTGACACGTAATCGTGATtcatttatacaatttttagttaaattatgTGCAACTGTCGGCGGCATTTATGTAACAAGTGGTTTAATTAACAGTGTTATTCAAGCATGCTGGTACATTGTATCATGTAAATTCTTCCGAAAAGAAATAGAACAAGATCGTAGAGCtttaatcgataaaaaaacaataggaaataaaataacagctccattaaatttaattaatgtcgCGACACCCGATATTATTGACGTCACTTTGAATccgcaataa
- the LOC106693050 gene encoding adenosine 3'-phospho 5'-phosphosulfate transporter 2, producing MKMDYNKIHPDDERDSGMRLLCFDVTKCSDKARFIWCSVGVFFFYIIYGYLQELIFSLDGFRPYGWYLTLIQFAYYTVFGIVESKLRSVTRRIPLSTYIILAFLTLGTMGFSNSSLGYLNYPTQVIFKSCKLIPVLIGGILIQGKQYGLLDFIAAGFLCAGLVLFTLADSMVSPRFSIIGVMMISSALLCDAIIGNVQEKAMRQYKATNTEIVLYSYSIGFLYLFIILFTTGELKKGVTFCADYPVETYGYAFLFSISGYLGIQMVLTLVQSSGAFVAATVTTCRKAVTITLSFIFFYKPFTMQYLWSGLLVLLGIYLNIKSKQRGGNKLSLKTIWSYAQRCWSKHNEIQRQLMMNV from the exons atgaaaatggaCTACAATAAAATACACCCTGATGATGAAAGGGATAGTGGAATGAGATTACTCTGTTTTGACGTTACCAAATGTAGTGATAAAGCCAGATTTATTTGGTGTTCAGTtggtgtattttttttttacataatctATGGATACCttcag gaattaatatttagtttagATGGATTCCGACCTTACGGCTGGTATTTGACATTAATACAATTTGCTTATTACACAGTATTTGGAATTGTTGAATCAAAATTACGAAGTGTAACACGAAGAATTCCATTGTcaacttatattattttagcATTTTTAACATTAGGAACAATGggattttcaaattcatctcttggatatttaaattatcctactcaa gtaatatttaaaagttgtaAATTAATTCCAGTTTTAATTGGCGGAATATTAATCCAAGGAAAGCAGTACGGGCTATTAGATTTTATTGCCGCTGGTTTTTTGTGTGCTGGACTAGTATTATTTACACTCGCTGACAGTATGGTATCTCCGCGATTCAGTATTATCGGTGTGATGATGATATCATCAGCACTTTTATGTGATGCCATTATAGGAAATGTTCAAGAGAAAGCAATGCGACAATACAAAGCAACAAATACTGAAATTGTTCTTTACTCATACAGCAttggatttttatatttatttatcatattatttacaactggtgaattaaaaaaaggagTTACATTTTGTGCtgac tatccAGTAGAGACTTATGGTTAcgcctttttattttcaatatctgGATATCTTGGGATCCAGATGGTCTTGACTCTGGTCCAGAGCAGCGGCGCATTTGTAGCAGCTACAGTGACCACTTGCCGCAAAGCCGTTACCATAACgttaagttttatatttttttataaaccatTTACAATGCAATATTTATGGTCTGGTTTATTAGTTCTACTaggaatatatttaaatattaaaagtaagCAACGTGGTGGTAATAAATTATCACTGAAAACAATATGGTCTTATGCTCAACGATGCTGGTCAAAACACAATGAAATTCAACGACAGTTAATGATGAATGTATGA
- the LOC103568849 gene encoding putative RNA-binding protein Luc7-like 1 isoform X2 encodes MDLGDCPQIHDLALRADYEAAQKKKDHFYDIDAMEHLQNFIADCDRRTEQAKQRLAETQEELSAEVAAKANSVHVLAEEIGKKLAKAEQLGEEGFVEESMKLMGEIDELRKRKNEAEQEYRNSMPASSYQQQKLRVCEVCSAYLGIHDNDRRLADHFGGKLHLGFIKIREKLSELEKTVEERRREKRESMMDRDRHRDDRDRDHRDTRNDRGRGGLGYRDRERDRERDRDRRDRDRRRSRSRSRSRGKRSRRSRSGSRGRRSRSRRSGSNDRKR; translated from the exons ATGGACCTGGGAGATTGCCCCCAGATTCACGACTTAGCCCTGCGGGCTGACTATGAGGCTGCGCAGAAAAAGAAAGATCACTTTTATGATATCGAT gcAATGGAACACCTTCAGAATTTTATTGCTGACTGCGACCGGCGCACTGAACAAGCCAAGCAACGTCTTGCGGAAACTCAAGAAGAACTAAGTGCTGAGGTTGCGGCAAAAGCTAATAGCGTTCACGTACTGGCTGAGgaaatcggaaaaaaattggCAAAGGCTGAGCAGCTGGGAGAAGAGGGTTTTGTTGAAGAATCTATGAAGTTAATGGGTGAGATTGATGAATTACGTAAGCGTAAAAACGAAGCCGAACAAGAATACAGAAATAGTATGCCTGCATCGAGTTATCAGCAACAAAAATTACGTGTATGTGAGGTATGCAGCGCTTACTTAGGAATTCACGACAACGATCGACGGCTGGCTGATCACTTTGGCGGTAAACTTCATCTTGGATTTATCAAGATTCGTGAAAAGTTATCCGAACTTGAGAAAACAGTTGAGGAGAGACGCAGAGAGAAACGTGAGTCGATGATGGATCGTGATCGACATCGTGATGACCGTGATCGGGATCATCGTGATACGAGAAACGACCGTGGACGTGGTGGACTTGGATATCGGGATCGCGAACGTGATCGTGAACGCGATCGCGATCGCCGTGACCGTGATCGCAGACGTTCGCGATCACGTAGTCGCAGCCGGGGTAAAag atctCGACGATCACGTAGTGGCAGCCGTGGTCGTAGATCCCGTTCACGACGTAGTGGATCCAATGATCGTAAACGATAA